A window of Streptomyces gilvosporeus contains these coding sequences:
- a CDS encoding universal stress protein, whose amino-acid sequence MDDSQHTPASFERGTDGPKVIVVGIDGSESSWRAAAYAAGLARRQGSKLVLVYVQPVMAAGAAMGAPVGDATNEVADELMAEIREATDRLQGIYDVRWEFHTLRGDPYNGMVQMADELTADAVVVGASESAGHRIMGSVAVRLVKAGRWPVTVVP is encoded by the coding sequence GTGGACGACTCACAGCACACCCCCGCGTCCTTCGAACGCGGAACGGACGGCCCGAAGGTCATCGTCGTCGGCATCGACGGCTCCGAATCGTCGTGGCGCGCCGCCGCGTATGCGGCCGGGCTGGCGCGGCGGCAGGGGTCGAAGCTCGTCCTGGTCTATGTGCAGCCGGTGATGGCGGCCGGTGCGGCGATGGGCGCGCCGGTGGGGGATGCGACGAACGAGGTCGCCGACGAGCTGATGGCCGAGATCCGCGAGGCGACGGACCGGCTCCAGGGGATATACGACGTCCGCTGGGAGTTCCACACGCTGCGCGGGGACCCGTACAACGGCATGGTGCAGATGGCCGATGAGCTCACGGCGGATGCGGTGGTGGTCGGCGCGTCGGAGTCGGCCGGGCACCGCATCATGGGGTCGGTCGCGGTGCGCCTGGTCAAGGCCGGGCGCTGGCCGGTCACGGTCGTTCCGTAG
- a CDS encoding GH92 family glycosyl hydrolase, with product MSWSGPHRLRTAGAVLAAVLVGSALTAPTAQAAPPDDGGALTGLVNPFIGSRNDGNTFPGAAVPFGMVQLSPDTGHTTGYDYDEDHIRGFGSVHLSGVGCGLGGDLPVLPTTGDITETDNAKYAAAYRHDGESARPGYYRVRLSSYGGITAELTATARTGRQRYTFPATDKANVLLNAGQSLHKNVSTTVEVLDSHTVRTALTGHGFCQDTRPYTLYTITRFDRPFASYGTWEGEKVTPGSQGSTASGRHGAYVRFDTRKDRTVEATTALSYVDAAGAARNLRAEGGRSFDRTRAAADAAWERRLAVVRTQGGNRTLRRTLYSSLYRSFLAPNIGSDADGRYTGWDRRIHRARGFTYYQNWSLWDTYRTQAQLLALLAPRESRDMARSLLRIDKEGGWLPKWGYGTVETNIMTGDPVTPFLTNAYQQGLLRGREAQEAYAALKKNADGVPPADSPALGREANVPYLRNGFAPYIKGRPHRKPGDSDFDHGASVTLEYALSDAMLAQMARDLGHRADAARYAARAHNYRNIFDRSTGFFRARDARGAFTGPADPARSEGFHEGTAWQYQWLVPQDLPGMIRLIGGREKAERRLDSFFAYQRLLKDPERTARTVWVNGPYDYDNADKYNPQNEPDLIAPYTYLSTGHPWKSTDVVHAALTLFTDTPSGMTGNDDLGTMSAWMVLSSIGVFPVQPGTDTWGLSTPVFDRVDLTLDRRYFPSGHFTIKAPGTSPVQRYIQSVHLDGAAHDRTYLTTHALRTGHELAFSVGPKPSHWGTGNGAAPPPVGGSARG from the coding sequence ATGTCATGGTCCGGTCCGCACCGGCTGCGTACCGCGGGAGCGGTACTGGCGGCCGTGCTCGTCGGCAGCGCACTCACCGCTCCCACCGCCCAGGCCGCCCCACCCGATGACGGCGGCGCCCTCACCGGACTGGTCAACCCGTTCATCGGCAGCCGCAACGACGGCAACACCTTCCCCGGGGCCGCCGTCCCGTTCGGCATGGTGCAGCTCTCCCCCGACACCGGCCACACCACCGGCTACGACTACGACGAGGACCACATCCGCGGCTTCGGCTCCGTCCACCTCTCCGGAGTGGGCTGCGGGCTGGGCGGCGATCTGCCGGTACTGCCGACCACCGGCGACATCACCGAGACCGACAATGCCAAGTACGCGGCCGCCTACCGCCATGATGGCGAATCGGCCCGCCCCGGCTACTACCGCGTCCGCCTGTCGTCGTACGGCGGGATCACCGCCGAGCTGACCGCCACCGCCCGTACCGGCCGGCAGCGCTACACCTTCCCGGCCACCGACAAGGCCAATGTGCTGCTCAATGCGGGCCAGTCGCTCCACAAGAACGTCTCCACGACGGTGGAGGTACTCGATTCCCACACCGTCCGCACGGCCCTCACCGGCCACGGCTTCTGCCAGGACACCCGGCCGTACACGCTCTACACGATCACCCGCTTCGACCGGCCGTTCGCGTCGTACGGGACCTGGGAGGGGGAGAAGGTGACGCCCGGCTCCCAGGGCTCGACCGCGAGCGGGCGGCACGGGGCGTACGTCCGTTTCGACACCCGTAAGGACCGTACGGTCGAGGCCACCACCGCCCTCAGCTATGTCGACGCGGCGGGCGCGGCGCGCAACCTGCGGGCCGAGGGCGGGCGTTCCTTCGACCGGACGCGGGCCGCCGCGGACGCCGCCTGGGAGCGGCGACTGGCCGTGGTGAGGACGCAGGGCGGCAACCGGACCCTGCGCCGGACGCTGTACTCCTCCCTCTACCGGTCCTTCCTCGCGCCGAACATCGGCAGCGATGCGGACGGCCGCTACACCGGCTGGGACCGGAGGATCCATCGGGCGCGCGGGTTCACCTACTACCAGAACTGGTCGCTGTGGGACACCTACCGCACCCAGGCACAGCTCCTGGCCCTGCTCGCGCCGCGCGAGTCCCGGGACATGGCGCGGTCGCTGCTGCGGATCGACAAGGAGGGCGGCTGGCTGCCCAAATGGGGCTACGGCACGGTCGAGACGAACATCATGACCGGGGATCCGGTCACGCCGTTCCTCACCAACGCCTATCAGCAGGGGCTGTTGCGGGGGCGGGAGGCGCAGGAGGCATACGCGGCGCTGAAGAAGAACGCCGACGGAGTGCCCCCGGCCGACTCGCCCGCCCTCGGGCGCGAGGCCAATGTGCCCTACCTGCGCAACGGCTTCGCGCCGTACATCAAGGGCCGTCCACATCGCAAACCCGGCGACTCCGACTTCGACCACGGCGCCTCGGTGACCCTGGAGTACGCGCTGTCGGACGCGATGCTGGCGCAGATGGCGCGCGATCTGGGGCACCGGGCGGATGCCGCACGCTATGCGGCGCGTGCGCACAACTACCGCAACATCTTTGACCGTTCGACCGGCTTCTTCCGCGCCCGGGACGCACGGGGCGCCTTCACCGGACCCGCGGACCCGGCCCGGAGCGAGGGGTTCCACGAGGGCACGGCCTGGCAGTACCAGTGGCTGGTGCCGCAGGATCTCCCGGGGATGATCCGGCTCATCGGCGGCAGGGAAAAGGCCGAACGGCGACTGGATTCCTTCTTCGCCTACCAGCGCCTGCTGAAGGACCCGGAGCGGACGGCGCGGACGGTGTGGGTCAACGGGCCGTACGACTACGACAACGCCGACAAGTACAACCCGCAGAACGAGCCCGATCTGATCGCCCCGTACACCTATCTCTCGACCGGTCATCCCTGGAAGTCCACGGATGTGGTGCACGCGGCGCTGACACTCTTCACCGACACACCGAGCGGGATGACCGGCAACGACGATCTGGGGACGATGTCGGCGTGGATGGTGCTCTCGTCGATCGGCGTGTTCCCCGTACAGCCGGGCACCGACACCTGGGGGCTGAGCACCCCGGTCTTCGACCGCGTCGACCTGACCCTGGACCGGCGCTATTTCCCGTCCGGCCACTTCACCATCAAGGCTCCCGGTACGTCACCGGTGCAGCGGTACATCCAGTCCGTCCACCTGGACGGCGCCGCACACGACCGCACGTACCTGACCACCCATGCGCTGCGCACGGGCCACGAGCTGGCCTTCTCCGTGGGACCGAAACCGTCGCACTGGGGCACCGGCAACGGTGCTGCGCCGCCGCCCGTGGGCGGCTCAGCGCGGGGCTGA
- a CDS encoding dodecin, producing the protein MTDRTYRVTDIVGTSQHSVDAAINNGIKRASQSLRNLDWFEISEVRGHIVDGAIDHYQVGLKVGFRLEDAD; encoded by the coding sequence GTGACCGATCGCACGTATCGCGTGACCGACATCGTCGGTACGTCCCAGCACAGCGTGGACGCCGCCATCAACAACGGCATCAAGCGCGCCTCGCAGTCCCTGCGCAATCTCGACTGGTTCGAGATCAGCGAGGTCCGCGGGCATATCGTCGACGGCGCCATCGACCACTACCAGGTCGGTCTGAAGGTCGGCTTCCGTCTGGAGGACGCCGACTGA
- a CDS encoding EF-hand domain-containing protein, with amino-acid sequence MADIEAAKATFNRFDADGDGQVTPDEFKRAMAEMGDPFVTGPVAEAVIKAKDSDANGTMSFDEFWQALQNG; translated from the coding sequence ATGGCAGACATAGAGGCGGCCAAGGCGACGTTCAACCGGTTCGACGCGGACGGCGACGGCCAGGTCACTCCTGACGAGTTCAAGCGCGCGATGGCCGAAATGGGCGACCCGTTCGTCACCGGCCCGGTCGCCGAGGCCGTCATCAAGGCCAAGGACAGCGACGCCAACGGCACCATGTCCTTCGACGAGTTCTGGCAGGCCCTGCAGAACGGCTGA
- a CDS encoding bifunctional cytochrome P450/NADPH--P450 reductase produces MTDTIALHTAERAADDGIPVADVTAAGLTATPLQQAMDLARVHGPAFRRRLGDRDTLFVSSLDLVTELADENRFAKGVSVVLENVREFAGDGLFTAYNDEPNWAKAHEVLMPAFALGSMRTYHPAMLRVARRVMASWDRRVADGSTLDVAEDMTRMTLDTIGLAGFGFDFGSFARDTPHPFVEAMVRCLQWSGAKFARQAGGDYSAEDAAFRADADYLASVVDEVIAARTASGESGDDDLLGLMLGSRERGGEQQGLDLANIRNQVITFLIAGHETTSGALSFALYYLLKDPAALRLVQREADELWGDASEPDPSFEDIARLPYTRQVLNEALRLWPTAAAFTRQAQEDTLLGGRHPLKKGDLVTVLTPMLHRDPAWGDNPELFDPSRFTPQAEAARSPHAYKPFGTGERACIGRQFALHEATMLLALLAHRYRLIDHTDYRLRVKETLTLKPEGFSLALAARTPADRAATRAAFAVLPGGTATAESGTAADEGLPTRVPQGTGLLLLHGTNYGTCREFAERLADEATGLGFAAEVAPLDACADGLPADRPVAIVAASYNGQPTDDAAAFVARLRTAPQGAAEGVSYAVLGVGDRNWAATYQHVPTLIDDRLEALGAERLLPRAEADASGDLQGSVTAFARALRTQLLARYGDAASIGANAPVAEDACYTVTEITGGPLDALAARHDLTEMTVTEAHDLTAPDWPRPKRFLRIALPDGVTYRTADHLAVLPANTPAAVERAAQALGVGLDTVLALHAGGRPARDTLPVDRPLTVRQLLTHHLELGARPTPAQTALLAAHNPCPPERQALEALAEDDPRTLIDLVEAHPALRGALPWPVILELLPPLRIRHYSLSSSPAADPRHADLMVSLLPGGTGSTHLHGLRPGDTVLARVQPCRDAFRIDPADPAPVIMIAAGTGLAPFRGAIADRVAAGRTTPARLYFGCDDPDSDFLHATELAAAERAGAVSLHPVFSARPERGHRFVQHRLAAEGAEIWELLRAGARVYVCGDGSRMAPGVRDAFCDLHANATGASRQASEAWLRELTAAGRYVEDVYAAG; encoded by the coding sequence ATGACCGACACCATCGCGCTCCACACCGCAGAACGCGCCGCCGACGACGGCATTCCGGTTGCCGACGTCACCGCGGCCGGTCTCACCGCCACGCCGCTTCAGCAGGCCATGGACCTGGCCCGGGTCCACGGCCCGGCCTTCCGCCGACGGCTGGGCGACCGCGACACGCTGTTCGTCTCCTCGCTGGACCTGGTCACCGAACTCGCCGACGAGAACCGCTTCGCCAAGGGCGTGTCGGTGGTCCTGGAGAACGTCCGGGAATTCGCCGGCGACGGTCTGTTCACCGCCTACAACGACGAACCGAACTGGGCCAAGGCGCACGAGGTGCTGATGCCCGCCTTCGCGCTGGGCTCGATGCGGACGTACCACCCGGCGATGCTCAGGGTCGCCCGCCGGGTGATGGCCAGCTGGGACCGCCGGGTCGCCGACGGCAGCACCCTGGACGTCGCCGAGGACATGACCCGGATGACGCTGGACACCATCGGGCTGGCCGGTTTCGGCTTCGACTTCGGATCGTTCGCCCGCGACACGCCGCATCCGTTCGTGGAGGCGATGGTGCGGTGTCTCCAGTGGAGCGGCGCCAAATTCGCCCGGCAGGCCGGGGGCGACTACTCCGCGGAGGATGCGGCGTTCCGGGCCGACGCCGACTATCTGGCGTCCGTGGTCGACGAGGTGATCGCCGCGCGGACCGCGAGCGGCGAGAGCGGCGACGACGATCTGCTGGGCCTGATGCTCGGATCCCGCGAACGGGGCGGTGAGCAACAGGGCCTGGATCTGGCCAATATCCGCAACCAGGTCATCACCTTCCTCATCGCCGGGCACGAGACCACCTCCGGTGCGCTCTCCTTCGCCCTGTACTACCTGCTCAAGGACCCGGCCGCGCTGCGGCTGGTGCAGCGGGAGGCGGACGAGCTGTGGGGCGACGCGTCCGAGCCCGACCCGTCCTTCGAGGACATCGCGCGGCTTCCGTACACCCGTCAGGTGCTCAACGAGGCGCTGCGGCTGTGGCCGACCGCCGCCGCGTTCACCCGGCAGGCCCAGGAGGACACCCTGCTCGGCGGCCGCCACCCGCTGAAGAAGGGCGATCTGGTCACCGTCCTCACGCCGATGCTGCACCGCGATCCGGCCTGGGGCGACAACCCCGAGCTCTTCGACCCCTCGCGCTTCACCCCGCAGGCCGAGGCGGCCCGCTCCCCGCATGCCTACAAGCCCTTCGGGACCGGTGAACGCGCCTGCATCGGGCGGCAGTTCGCCCTGCACGAGGCGACCATGCTGCTCGCCCTGCTGGCCCACCGCTACCGGCTGATCGACCACACCGACTACCGGCTGCGCGTCAAGGAGACGCTGACCCTCAAGCCCGAGGGCTTCTCCCTCGCCCTCGCCGCCCGGACGCCCGCCGACCGGGCCGCGACCCGCGCCGCGTTCGCCGTGCTCCCGGGGGGCACGGCCACCGCCGAGAGCGGCACCGCGGCCGACGAGGGCCTGCCCACCCGCGTCCCGCAGGGCACCGGCCTGCTCCTGCTGCACGGCACCAACTACGGCACCTGCCGCGAGTTCGCCGAGCGGCTCGCCGACGAGGCCACCGGCCTGGGCTTCGCCGCCGAGGTCGCACCCCTGGACGCCTGCGCCGACGGGCTGCCCGCCGACCGGCCGGTCGCGATCGTCGCCGCCTCCTACAACGGACAGCCCACCGACGACGCGGCCGCCTTCGTCGCCCGGCTGCGCACCGCTCCGCAGGGCGCGGCCGAGGGCGTCTCGTACGCGGTCCTGGGCGTCGGCGACCGCAACTGGGCCGCGACCTACCAGCATGTGCCGACCCTCATCGACGACCGCCTGGAGGCGCTCGGCGCCGAACGGCTGCTGCCGCGCGCCGAAGCCGACGCCTCAGGTGATCTTCAGGGCAGCGTCACCGCCTTCGCCCGCGCGCTGCGCACCCAACTGCTCGCCCGCTACGGCGACGCGGCGAGCATCGGCGCGAACGCACCCGTCGCCGAGGACGCCTGTTACACCGTTACAGAGATCACCGGCGGCCCCCTCGACGCGCTCGCCGCCCGGCACGACCTCACCGAGATGACCGTCACCGAGGCCCACGACCTGACGGCACCGGACTGGCCCCGCCCCAAGCGCTTCCTGCGCATCGCGCTGCCCGACGGCGTCACCTACCGCACCGCCGACCACCTCGCGGTGCTCCCGGCCAACACCCCCGCCGCCGTCGAACGCGCCGCGCAGGCGCTCGGCGTCGGACTCGACACCGTCCTCGCGCTGCACGCCGGCGGTCGCCCCGCCCGCGACACCCTCCCCGTCGACCGGCCGCTGACTGTACGTCAACTTCTCACCCATCACCTGGAGTTGGGCGCCCGGCCGACGCCCGCGCAGACCGCGCTGCTGGCAGCCCACAACCCTTGCCCGCCCGAGCGCCAGGCACTCGAAGCGCTCGCCGAGGACGATCCCCGTACCCTGATCGACCTCGTCGAGGCCCACCCGGCGCTGCGCGGCGCCCTGCCCTGGCCCGTCATCCTGGAGCTGCTGCCGCCGCTGCGCATCCGGCACTACTCCCTTTCCTCCTCGCCCGCCGCCGACCCCCGCCACGCCGACCTGATGGTCTCGCTGCTGCCCGGTGGCACCGGCTCGACCCATCTGCACGGACTGCGGCCCGGCGACACGGTCCTGGCCCGTGTCCAGCCCTGCCGCGACGCCTTCCGGATCGACCCGGCCGACCCCGCACCGGTCATCATGATCGCCGCCGGTACGGGCCTGGCACCGTTCCGCGGCGCCATCGCCGACCGGGTGGCCGCGGGCCGGACCACCCCCGCCCGGCTCTACTTCGGCTGCGACGACCCCGACAGCGACTTCCTCCACGCCACGGAGCTCGCCGCCGCGGAACGGGCCGGGGCCGTCTCCCTGCACCCCGTCTTCAGCGCGCGCCCCGAACGAGGCCACCGGTTCGTCCAGCATCGCCTTGCCGCCGAGGGCGCGGAGATATGGGAGCTGCTCCGGGCCGGTGCGCGGGTGTACGTCTGCGGTGACGGCAGCCGGATGGCGCCGGGCGTCAGGGACGCGTTCTGTGACCTCCACGCCAATGCCACGGGCGCTTCGCGCCAGGCATCCGAGGCGTGGCTGAGGGAACTGACCGCCGCTGGGCGGTACGTGGAGGATGTGTACGCGGCCGGTTGA
- a CDS encoding amino acid permease has protein sequence MGLRAGQGVLRRKPIDHIEEPEGAASQQLTRALGLWQLTAIGVGGIIGAGIFTLAGTVANGKAGPAVLISFLIAGIASAAAAFSYAEFAGLIPKAGSAYTYGYAVLGEIAGWFIGWDLLLEYTAIVAVVAIGISGYFGFLLGEVGLDLPHWMLGAPGTGPGHRVDLFAALLCLLIAYLLTLGIKNAARFETIVVALKVLVVIVVIVVGFFHIDTANYHPFFPFGVSGAFTGAATVFFAVFGYDAMSTAAEESKDAQRHMPRAIMYSLVISMVLYVLACLVLTGMQNYKSIDPESGFSSAFKSVGLDKLADVIAVGAIIGILTVMFTFMLGVTRVWFSMSRDGLLPKWFAKTSETHRVPTRVTWIVGGASAVIAGFLPIGEAAELTNIGILLAFVVVCVAVIVLRYKRPDLPRTFRTPGMPVVPAIGVCFSLWLITFLAWQTWVRFAVWFVIGLVIYFSYSYRRSELAKAERESAEPAGDA, from the coding sequence ATGGGCCTGCGCGCGGGACAGGGCGTATTGCGCCGGAAACCGATCGACCACATCGAAGAGCCGGAGGGCGCGGCGAGCCAGCAGCTGACCCGGGCGCTGGGCCTGTGGCAGCTGACCGCCATCGGCGTCGGCGGCATCATCGGTGCGGGCATCTTCACGCTGGCCGGCACGGTCGCCAACGGCAAGGCCGGGCCCGCCGTTCTGATCTCCTTCCTCATCGCGGGCATCGCGAGCGCCGCGGCCGCCTTCTCGTACGCCGAATTCGCCGGGCTGATCCCGAAGGCGGGCTCCGCCTACACCTACGGCTATGCGGTGCTCGGCGAGATCGCGGGCTGGTTCATCGGCTGGGACCTGCTGCTGGAGTACACCGCGATCGTGGCGGTGGTCGCGATCGGCATCTCCGGCTACTTCGGCTTTCTGCTCGGCGAGGTGGGCCTCGATCTGCCGCACTGGATGCTGGGCGCCCCGGGCACCGGACCGGGCCATCGCGTGGACCTCTTCGCGGCGCTCCTCTGCCTTCTGATCGCCTATCTCCTCACCCTCGGCATCAAGAACGCCGCGCGCTTCGAGACGATCGTGGTGGCCCTGAAGGTGCTGGTCGTCATCGTCGTGATCGTGGTCGGCTTCTTCCATATCGACACCGCGAACTACCACCCCTTCTTCCCCTTCGGGGTCAGCGGCGCGTTCACCGGCGCGGCCACCGTGTTCTTCGCCGTCTTCGGCTATGACGCGATGAGCACGGCGGCCGAGGAGTCCAAGGACGCCCAGCGCCATATGCCCAGGGCCATCATGTATTCGCTGGTGATCTCGATGGTGCTGTACGTCCTGGCCTGCCTGGTGCTGACGGGGATGCAGAACTACAAGTCCATCGATCCGGAGAGCGGCTTCTCGAGCGCGTTCAAGTCGGTGGGTCTCGACAAACTCGCGGATGTCATCGCCGTCGGCGCGATCATCGGCATCCTCACCGTGATGTTCACCTTCATGCTCGGCGTGACCCGGGTGTGGTTCTCGATGAGCCGCGACGGACTGCTGCCCAAGTGGTTCGCGAAGACCAGCGAGACCCACCGTGTGCCCACCCGGGTCACCTGGATCGTGGGCGGCGCCTCCGCCGTCATCGCCGGCTTCCTGCCGATCGGCGAGGCCGCCGAACTGACGAACATCGGGATTCTGCTGGCGTTCGTGGTGGTCTGCGTCGCGGTGATCGTGCTGCGCTACAAGCGCCCCGACCTGCCGCGCACCTTCCGCACACCGGGCATGCCGGTGGTCCCGGCGATCGGCGTCTGCTTCTCCCTCTGGCTGATCACCTTCCTGGCGTGGCAGACCTGGGTGCGCTTCGCCGTGTGGTTCGTGATCGGCCTGGTCATCTACTTCTCGTACTCCTACCGGCGGTCCGAACTGGCCAAGGCGGAACGGGAGTCGGCGGAGCCGGCCGGGGACGCCTGA
- a CDS encoding PAS domain-containing protein — translation MDNGNADGASDADTHAPATHRPLLMDDPTDPAGPYAGGPWRNYFLILLDRIPTPIAVCRADGEVLIANPAMAAQWGTTPGQLRGHNLLEMFRPRAKEQLLRIEEAVRLGRRSRYPVEVQWHSAADGTEREGELTVDPVGDVSVQPPVLLAVLRVREAAPPAPPRGTASPVEARILALAAGGATTAAIGTALGLTVDGVNYHLTRLARRWRVQGRTALVARAYVLGILSPDAWPPSPA, via the coding sequence ATGGACAACGGGAACGCCGACGGCGCGTCGGATGCGGACACCCACGCGCCCGCGACACACCGGCCACTCCTGATGGACGATCCCACCGATCCGGCCGGACCGTACGCGGGCGGGCCCTGGCGCAACTACTTCCTGATCCTGCTGGACCGTATCCCCACGCCGATCGCGGTGTGCCGGGCCGACGGCGAGGTGTTGATCGCCAATCCGGCGATGGCCGCGCAGTGGGGCACGACGCCCGGGCAGCTGCGCGGCCACAATCTGCTGGAGATGTTCCGGCCGCGGGCCAAGGAGCAGCTGCTGCGGATCGAGGAGGCGGTGCGGCTGGGTCGCCGCTCGCGCTATCCGGTCGAGGTGCAGTGGCACTCCGCGGCGGACGGCACCGAGCGGGAGGGGGAACTGACGGTGGATCCGGTCGGCGATGTCTCCGTCCAGCCGCCCGTGCTGCTGGCCGTACTGCGGGTCCGCGAGGCCGCGCCGCCCGCGCCGCCGCGCGGTACGGCGAGCCCGGTGGAGGCCCGGATCCTCGCGCTGGCCGCGGGCGGCGCCACCACGGCGGCGATCGGCACCGCTCTGGGGCTGACGGTCGACGGGGTGAACTACCACCTCACCCGGCTGGCCCGCCGCTGGCGGGTGCAGGGCCGTACCGCGCTGGTCGCCCGCGCCTACGTGCTGGGCATCCTCTCCCCCGACGCCTGGCCCCCGTCCCCCGCCTGA